Proteins from one Carassius auratus strain Wakin linkage group LG28B, ASM336829v1, whole genome shotgun sequence genomic window:
- the LOC113067401 gene encoding zinc finger protein 665-like, with the protein MKSLNTQLIEHNEEREVLSESENKNHVRYGEKPKQKELKKRKKKKSFPCTQCGKSFTSKSLLKLHMNIQNGEKTFTCDQCGKSFTSKALLKLHMRVHTGEKPFTCNLCGKSFTWSSNLMTHMNIHTGEKPHTCDQCGKSFSQSSSLKVHMNIHTGEKPHTCDQCGKSFTRSSNLMTHMNIHTGEKPHTCDQCGKTFLWSSNLTKHLKLHAKEKPHSCHLCGKSFRLKEYLKAHQKKHTGVREYMCFECERTFISASHLKLHEKNHSGEKPYKCSHCDKRFIVSSSLKTHEMIHTGEKPFKCSHCDERFIQSGNLKTHEMIHTGEKPYKCSHCEKRFSVSSHLKTHEMIHTGEKPYKCSHCDKRFSVSSHLKRHERIHTGEKPYKCSHCDKRFSVSSHLKTHERIHTGEKPYKCSHCDDRFSRSGYLKTHERIHTGEKPYKCSHCDERFSVSSSLKRHKRIHTGEKPYHCTACGKCFKHSSSLHNHTKNKHS; encoded by the coding sequence AGCTGATTGAACATAATGAGGAGAGAGAAGTATTGAgtgaatctgaaaataaaaatcatgtcagATACGGAGAAAAACCCAAACAGAAAGAATtaaagaaaaggaagaagaagaaatctttcccctgcactcagtgtggaaagagtttcacaagcAAATCTCTTCTCAAGCTACACATGAACATCCAAAATGGAGAGAAAACGttcacttgtgatcagtgcgggaagagtttcacaagTAAAGCTCTTCTCAAGCtacacatgagagttcatactggagagaaaccgttcacTTGTAATctgtgcgggaagagtttcacatgGTCATCAAACCTTATGacacacatgaacatccacactggagagaaaccacacacatgtgatcaatgcgggAAGAGTTTCTCACAATCATCATCTCTTAAGgtacacatgaacatccacactggagagaaaccacacacatgtgatcaatgcgggaagagtttcacacggTCATCAAACCTTATGacacacatgaacatccacactggagagaaaccacacacatgtgatcaatgcgggAAAACATTTTTGTGGTCTTCAAACCTGACAAAACACCTGAAACTTCATGCGAAGGAGAagccacattcatgtcatttgtgtggaaagagttttcgATTAAAAGAATATTTGAAAGCTCATCAGAAAAAAcatactggtgtgagagagtacatgtgctttgagtgtgaaagGACTTTTATTTCAGCGAGCCATTTAAAACTGCATGAGAAGAATCACagtggagagaaaccttacaagtgttcacactgtgacaagagattcattgTTTCATCAAGtctaaaaacacatgagatgatccacactggagagaaaccttttaagtgttcacactgtgacgagAGATTCATTCAGTCAGGaaacctgaaaacacatgagatgatccacactggagagaaaccttacaagtgttcacactgtgaaaagagattcagtgtgtcatcacATCTAaaaacacacgagatgatccacactggagagaaaccttacaagtgttcacactgtgacaagagattcagtgtgtcatcacATCTAAAAAgacacgagaggatccacactggagagaaaccttacaagtgttcacactgtgacaagagattcagtgtgtcatcacatctaaaaacacatgagaggatccacactggagagaaaccttacaagtgttcacactgtgatgaCCGATTCAGTCGATCAGGAtacctgaaaacacacgagaggatccacactggagagaaaccttacaagtgttcacactgtgacgagagattcagtgtgtcatcaagtcTAAAAAGACacaagaggatccacactggagagaaaccgtatcactgcactgcaTGTGGGAAGTGTTTCAAACATTCATCTTCTCTACACAatcatacaaaaaacaaacacagttag